AAACTTGCTAAAGATAATGTTTTTGTTTGGAAATTGGAAATTAGAAATTAGAAATTCGGTGTTCAATATTCAATAATCAATCGCCAATAATTAAATAATCAATTCCCCGGCTCCTTCACAATCTTCCAAGATTTTTCTTTGTCATTTATTTCTACACGAAGAAAATATGTTCCGGCTTTTTGCCCACTTAGGTTTATATGCAAAACATTTGAGCTTTTTGCTCCGGAAAGTATTTCTCTGCCTAATTGGTTAAAAACCCTGTAAGTAACAGTACCAAGATTTTCCTCACCGGAAATTTGTACAACCACCTCTCCTTTTGTAGGATTCGGATAAACCACCAAATCGAAGTTATCG
The Bacteroidota bacterium DNA segment above includes these coding regions:
- a CDS encoding T9SS type A sorting domain-containing protein, with amino-acid sequence MKTKFKLILTILLISITAFSQDFTFVYDDAGNREKRFITLSPPSKAALQDISFVDEEILEEEETTEEQKLYDKLDNFDLVVYPNPTKGEVVVQISGEENLGTVTYRVFNQLGREILSGAKSSNVLHINLSGQKAGTYFLRVEINDKEKSWKIVKEPGN